From the genome of Streptomyces sp. NBC_00659, one region includes:
- a CDS encoding TetR/AcrR family transcriptional regulator, whose translation MSVQERKERERAGRERLIVATARELAEQQGWDAVTTRRLAERIEYSQPVLYSHFRGKREIIGAVALEGAAEMAAALRAAASAADGPRARVTALARAYLGFAERNPAVYDAMFQLDGGLAFAHEDTPEPLKDAFAALLESLGEVAGDGVHPALFTEVFWAALHGLATLTRAGRLPPGDAERRVELLVDRLAMT comes from the coding sequence ATGTCGGTACAAGAACGCAAGGAGCGCGAACGGGCCGGCCGCGAGCGCCTCATCGTGGCGACGGCCCGCGAACTCGCCGAGCAGCAGGGCTGGGACGCGGTCACCACCCGCCGGCTCGCCGAGCGCATCGAGTACAGCCAGCCCGTCCTCTACAGCCATTTCCGCGGCAAGCGCGAGATCATCGGCGCCGTCGCCCTCGAGGGCGCGGCCGAGATGGCCGCGGCGCTGCGGGCCGCGGCCTCCGCCGCGGACGGCCCGCGCGCCCGGGTCACCGCCCTCGCCCGCGCCTACCTCGGCTTCGCCGAACGCAATCCGGCGGTCTACGACGCCATGTTCCAGCTCGACGGTGGTCTGGCGTTCGCGCACGAGGACACCCCGGAGCCTCTGAAGGACGCCTTCGCCGCTCTGCTGGAGAGCCTCGGCGAGGTCGCCGGGGACGGCGTCCACCCGGCACTGTTCACCGAGGTGTTCTGGGCGGCCCTGCACGGGCTGGCGACCCTGACCCGGGCGGGACGCCTGCCGCCGGGGGACGCCGAGCGGAGGGTGGAACTGCTGGTGGACCGGCTCGCCATGACCTGA
- a CDS encoding PIG-L deacetylase family protein, producing the protein MNSSNERSAGLSRRSVLAAGALTAAAVAYQAGRAPTASAAAKPAIFYAPHQDDDAIGLAGSILEHKAAGRPVYLVLVSNGRNPDLAVRMNSDPCPLTQWSSPHPCAAGGRHNLSWQTDGTTKVVAARTAEFMASAKALGVDKVINFKVVDDGFSSTAAYDRLVDRIEAKVRALAAQYPGASHKFTAGWLEHTETHKACSDVAYRLMNDGTISDVRFNHVYAYERPQQDRANGAAYVLTIPGSHMTIKRNAMYAYNTWDPSRNLYALGYHSVPELLEAAHADPREFVHTLPSDYRPGKGN; encoded by the coding sequence ATGAACAGCAGCAATGAGCGCAGCGCAGGGTTGTCCAGGCGGAGTGTCCTGGCCGCCGGTGCGCTGACCGCGGCCGCTGTGGCGTACCAGGCGGGCCGTGCCCCCACGGCGTCGGCCGCCGCCAAGCCCGCCATCTTCTACGCCCCGCACCAGGACGACGACGCGATCGGCCTGGCCGGGTCGATCCTGGAGCACAAGGCGGCGGGTCGGCCCGTCTACCTCGTCCTGGTGAGCAACGGCCGCAATCCGGACCTGGCCGTGCGCATGAACAGCGACCCGTGCCCCTTGACCCAGTGGTCCAGCCCGCATCCGTGCGCCGCGGGCGGCCGGCACAACCTGTCCTGGCAGACCGACGGAACCACCAAGGTCGTCGCCGCCCGGACCGCCGAGTTCATGGCCTCCGCGAAGGCGCTGGGCGTGGACAAGGTCATCAACTTCAAGGTGGTGGACGACGGGTTCTCCAGCACCGCCGCCTACGACCGGCTTGTCGACCGGATCGAAGCAAAGGTCAGGGCGCTCGCCGCTCAGTATCCCGGAGCCTCGCACAAGTTCACCGCCGGCTGGCTCGAGCACACCGAGACGCACAAAGCATGCAGCGACGTGGCCTACCGCCTGATGAACGACGGCACGATCTCCGACGTGCGCTTCAACCACGTCTACGCCTACGAACGTCCCCAGCAGGACCGTGCGAACGGCGCCGCCTACGTGCTGACCATCCCCGGCTCCCACATGACGATCAAGCGGAACGCGATGTACGCCTACAACACCTGGGACCCGAGCCGGAACCTGTACGCGCTGGGCTATCACAGCGTCCCGGAACTGCTGGAGGCCGCGCACGCCGATCCGCGCGAGTTCGTCCACACCCTGCCCTCCGACTACCGGCCGGGCAAGGGCAACTGA
- a CDS encoding peptidoglycan recognition protein family protein — protein sequence MASPIPRRVILGVLGAAALSVVPRPPSAAASASAAYTLLSRAAWGADETLRYTDGTELWPPEYYPVQTLTVHHTDDGSSDPDPAAVVRAIYRNDTVGKGYGDIGYHFLIDRNGLVYEGRWSGTDGTAAHDSAGRLVTGAHVQGYNTGNIGIALLGTLTTTPPSTAARTALVQLLADLAARHALAPTGKVLYLNPVSGVSRAAPVIGGHRNWADTDCPGTVFTDLPALRREVAAIVTG from the coding sequence ATGGCGTCCCCAATACCCCGACGCGTGATCCTCGGCGTGCTCGGAGCCGCCGCGTTGAGCGTGGTGCCCCGCCCGCCCTCGGCGGCGGCCTCGGCCTCGGCCGCGTACACGCTGCTGTCCCGAGCCGCGTGGGGCGCGGACGAGACACTCCGGTACACAGACGGTACGGAGCTCTGGCCGCCCGAGTACTACCCGGTCCAGACCCTCACCGTGCACCACACCGACGACGGGAGCAGCGATCCCGACCCGGCCGCGGTGGTACGGGCGATCTACCGCAACGACACGGTCGGCAAGGGCTACGGCGACATCGGCTACCACTTCCTGATCGACCGGAACGGCCTGGTGTACGAGGGGCGTTGGTCCGGTACCGACGGTACGGCCGCACACGACTCGGCGGGCCGGCTCGTGACCGGCGCGCACGTCCAGGGCTACAACACGGGCAACATCGGAATCGCCCTGCTGGGAACGCTGACGACCACACCCCCGTCGACCGCCGCACGCACCGCGCTCGTGCAGCTCCTGGCCGACCTGGCCGCACGGCACGCGCTCGCCCCCACGGGCAAGGTGCTCTACCTCAATCCGGTCAGCGGGGTCAGCCGCGCCGCGCCGGTCATCGGCGGCCACCGCAACTGGGCGGACACCGACTGCCCCGGTACGGTCTTCACCGACCTGCCCGCCCTACGCCGGGAGGTCGCCGCAATCGTCACGGGATGA
- a CDS encoding winged helix-turn-helix domain-containing protein, with protein sequence MRGGTVLRIHFTTEDLARTRLAARPDPLWEIAASLHRLQSQLGRCAHAAWYRDAREAIATRQLGAEVRRLLFPLFPRATYFPDFLTPAEASQGLDSGLDAILDTPPSRVRHEIGLLAQVRNVPADMYRLADNDVRADLVAVLRKYHNAVIAPYADRMQARVDAECARRGRDLLHGGAEALLGALKPAMRWKAPVLEVEYGGGLDRDLHLGGRGLLLIPSYFCWQKPVSFADPDLPPVLLYPPAPSAPAPQPRPAEASLSALLGRTRAAILLTVTHGATNSEIARAVSVSTANASHHTTVLRDSGLIASHRHANTVLHTLTPVGAALLRLPDQDRRSTLQNS encoded by the coding sequence ATGCGTGGGGGGACCGTGCTGCGTATCCACTTCACCACGGAGGATCTCGCGCGAACCCGCCTTGCCGCCAGACCCGACCCCTTATGGGAGATCGCCGCCAGCCTGCACCGATTGCAGTCGCAGCTCGGGCGCTGCGCCCACGCCGCCTGGTACCGCGACGCCCGCGAAGCCATCGCCACCCGGCAACTGGGCGCCGAGGTACGCCGACTGCTCTTCCCCCTGTTCCCCCGCGCGACCTACTTCCCCGACTTCCTCACCCCGGCCGAGGCGAGTCAGGGGCTGGACAGCGGACTCGACGCGATCCTCGACACCCCGCCGTCCAGGGTCCGCCACGAGATCGGTCTGCTCGCCCAGGTCAGGAACGTACCCGCGGACATGTACCGCCTGGCCGACAACGATGTCCGCGCGGACCTGGTCGCGGTGCTGCGCAAGTACCACAACGCCGTCATCGCCCCCTACGCCGACCGCATGCAGGCCCGTGTCGACGCCGAGTGCGCCCGCCGGGGGCGCGATCTGCTCCACGGCGGAGCCGAGGCGCTGCTCGGCGCACTGAAGCCCGCCATGCGGTGGAAGGCCCCCGTCCTGGAGGTGGAGTACGGGGGAGGCCTGGACCGGGACCTGCACCTGGGCGGCCGCGGCCTGCTCCTGATCCCCTCCTACTTCTGCTGGCAGAAGCCGGTCTCCTTCGCCGACCCGGACCTGCCGCCCGTCCTGCTCTATCCGCCGGCGCCGTCCGCTCCCGCGCCCCAGCCCCGCCCGGCCGAGGCGTCGTTGTCGGCACTGCTCGGACGTACCCGCGCCGCGATACTGCTGACGGTGACGCACGGCGCGACCAACTCCGAGATAGCCCGCGCCGTTTCGGTGTCCACGGCCAACGCCAGCCACCACACCACGGTCCTGCGCGACTCGGGACTCATCGCCAGCCACCGGCACGCGAACACCGTCCTGCACACCCTGACCCCGGTCGGCGCGGCACTCCTGCGCCTCCCCGACCAGGACCGCCGGAGCACCCTGCAGAACAGCTGA
- a CDS encoding SRPBCC family protein yields the protein MADILHRVGTTAARDTVYQALTTVDGLAAWWTTDTEGSGDDVLQFRFGDVGGFDMKVLELQPDTRVRWEVVSGPEEWVGTTVTFDLKQEGEWTIILFAHEGWREQVEFMNHCTTKWALFLMSLKSLMETGTGAPHPHDVRISNWH from the coding sequence ATGGCGGACATCCTGCACCGGGTCGGCACCACGGCGGCCCGCGACACGGTCTATCAGGCACTCACCACGGTCGACGGTCTGGCCGCATGGTGGACGACCGACACCGAGGGCAGCGGCGACGACGTACTGCAGTTCCGCTTCGGCGACGTCGGCGGCTTCGACATGAAGGTCCTCGAACTCCAGCCGGACACCCGAGTGCGGTGGGAGGTCGTCAGCGGTCCCGAGGAATGGGTCGGCACCACGGTGACCTTCGACCTCAAGCAGGAAGGCGAGTGGACGATCATCCTGTTCGCGCACGAAGGATGGCGCGAGCAGGTGGAGTTCATGAACCACTGCACCACCAAGTGGGCACTGTTCCTGATGAGCCTGAAATCCCTGATGGAGACGGGCACTGGTGCACCGCACCCGCACGACGTGCGGATCAGTAACTGGCACTGA
- a CDS encoding spore-associated protein has translation MRFNRSVLTGAAFAALAVGAATALAAPASAAPNTTPQKVCGSAYKTVNSAPVGSLGTVYLTYNASNGKNCVATIRQNPGTAVDMSTWIYVPDTDEGAQDYGRYTSYAGPAYVYGKGHCVDWGGQINNVYIQVTGSNCASFKEHRVTFTR, from the coding sequence ATGCGATTCAACCGTTCTGTTCTGACGGGGGCCGCTTTCGCCGCCCTGGCGGTGGGGGCCGCCACCGCTCTGGCGGCGCCCGCCTCGGCCGCACCGAACACCACGCCGCAGAAGGTCTGCGGAAGCGCCTACAAGACCGTGAACTCCGCGCCCGTCGGCTCCCTGGGCACCGTCTACCTGACGTACAACGCGTCGAACGGAAAGAACTGCGTCGCGACCATCCGCCAGAACCCGGGCACCGCCGTGGACATGTCCACATGGATCTACGTCCCCGACACCGACGAGGGCGCCCAGGACTACGGGCGGTACACCTCGTACGCGGGGCCGGCCTATGTGTACGGCAAGGGCCACTGCGTCGACTGGGGCGGCCAGATCAACAACGTGTACATCCAGGTGACCGGCTCCAACTGCGCCTCCTTCAAGGAGCACCGGGTCACCTTCACCCGCTGA
- a CDS encoding ATP-binding protein codes for MTVTTPTPAPPTDLNHSPVTHHQLAVALPYGLHTPQVARQITARWLAARGAPASRMCNVVLVVSELVTNAIRHTHEPCTLQLTWHGNRLDVAVADHGKTLPERSGTPGENGGFGLLLIEGLGGRIKTVPALGGKTVHATLTLTPSSRPHRAPPTTASVR; via the coding sequence ATGACCGTCACCACACCCACTCCGGCACCCCCAACTGATCTGAACCATAGCCCCGTTACTCACCATCAGCTAGCCGTCGCCCTGCCCTACGGACTGCACACCCCGCAGGTGGCGCGGCAGATCACCGCCCGATGGCTGGCCGCGCGCGGGGCTCCGGCTTCGCGCATGTGCAATGTGGTGCTCGTCGTGTCCGAACTGGTCACCAACGCCATCCGGCACACGCACGAACCCTGCACCCTCCAGCTCACGTGGCACGGAAACCGTCTGGACGTCGCCGTCGCCGACCACGGCAAGACGCTGCCGGAGAGGTCCGGCACACCGGGCGAGAACGGCGGCTTCGGGCTCCTCCTCATCGAGGGCCTCGGAGGAAGGATCAAGACAGTTCCCGCACTCGGCGGCAAGACCGTGCATGCGACCCTGACCCTCACCCCGTCCAGCCGCCCACATCGTGCACCGCCGACGACCGCCTCGGTTCGGTAG
- a CDS encoding peptidoglycan-binding domain-containing protein, protein MRTHRLAVLCSTAVLAVAGMLVGAPSASASAAESNCNYIADSARPTVHPGDNSSAVKQVQCLINFYSSYPAYIDEDGDYGPATADGVYYVQTCNGTTGGADGIVGSSTWSRLYTPKPACAL, encoded by the coding sequence ATGCGCACCCATCGCCTCGCTGTTCTGTGCAGCACCGCCGTGCTCGCCGTCGCAGGCATGCTCGTCGGCGCCCCCTCCGCAAGCGCTTCGGCCGCCGAGAGCAACTGCAACTACATCGCCGACTCCGCGCGGCCCACGGTCCACCCCGGCGACAACAGCAGTGCGGTCAAGCAGGTGCAGTGCCTCATCAACTTCTACAGCAGCTACCCGGCCTACATCGACGAAGACGGGGACTACGGCCCGGCAACCGCGGACGGCGTGTACTACGTGCAGACGTGCAACGGCACCACCGGCGGCGCCGACGGCATCGTGGGCTCCAGCACGTGGTCCCGCCTCTACACCCCCAAGCCCGCCTGCGCCCTGTAA
- a CDS encoding NADPH-dependent F420 reductase: MTTIAVLGNGRVGGNLTAALTRAGHEVTVANRAPGAAADAARTARIVINATPGAGSLDRLAALREELRGKILVDVSNATVDGPDGLPADLLYPGSSLAEQLQEALPETHVVKTLNTMLFPVMTAPATLTQAPEAFLSGEDPQAKQTVRELLISLGWRKEWITDLGGIQTARATEAAILFVPHVIRSSGFTPFAISIAR, translated from the coding sequence ATGACCACGATCGCAGTTCTCGGAAACGGCCGCGTCGGCGGCAACCTGACCGCAGCGCTCACCCGGGCAGGGCATGAGGTGACCGTGGCGAACCGCGCTCCGGGGGCCGCCGCCGACGCTGCCCGGACAGCCCGGATCGTCATCAACGCCACCCCGGGCGCCGGCTCGCTGGACCGGCTCGCCGCCCTGCGCGAGGAACTGCGCGGCAAGATCCTCGTCGACGTCTCCAACGCCACCGTCGACGGCCCCGACGGACTGCCCGCCGACCTGCTCTACCCCGGCTCAAGCCTCGCCGAGCAACTCCAGGAAGCGCTCCCCGAAACGCACGTCGTCAAGACACTCAACACCATGCTCTTCCCCGTGATGACCGCGCCGGCCACCCTCACCCAGGCCCCCGAGGCCTTCCTCTCCGGCGAGGACCCGCAGGCCAAGCAGACCGTCCGCGAACTGCTCATCAGCCTCGGCTGGCGCAAGGAGTGGATCACCGACCTCGGCGGGATCCAGACCGCCCGCGCCACGGAGGCCGCGATACTTTTCGTACCGCACGTGATTCGGTCCAGCGGATTCACGCCCTTCGCGATCTCGATCGCCCGCTGA
- a CDS encoding ABC transporter permease gives MREFQLGLRLLFGSGRGNRIRFFLMAAGGSLGVCCLALVLTVPQILDAHDGRAAARQPQTTSARPAGSTLLLQRTDPYGSKAFTRVFVAKGIKNADNAPPGLKELPAPGEVFVSPRVHDLLRDRPAVRGLLPGHEKGLIGATGLAHPDELFAYIGTTRGKIAGEGRALKGWGYSYTPFPAVEPSTLTYIRFALGSLVLLPLGIFLSVCARLSAASRNRRLASLRLLGLSTKGTQRVNAAETVMAALLGAVLGLSEYWVLNQVMTRTGLPSLRWYPADGELSATTVAVCLIGSPLLAWFVGRASARDAAANPLAVRRTAAPKRPAKWGALLLVTGLGIVVGYCATGFTDHPANSLGPNALLMPAGILLTGLGLVLTLPLISYSLALRLARTTQSLTLNLAMRRNEVEPGSTMRVVTGLVLLVFSASLAQGVLIQLEQVTRPSSPVQDYSIPLSSLTARQQHDLAALPGVRAHAVTMESWTDPNGSADQPWASAVVATCGQLSKLVRHSDGCVDGKVMRLSDPNAGTGQGARPGDTLPFRNPKGGPGKTLNIELPHDTIAYSAYDPSAVHGADVLVPPSALSATARPEGARYVLTSSSDHDEVRRVLDGIAAVAPTIEVEPIGVNIEGLQQIAVLETLLAVGMIMGLVIGTAAFVVSATDRAVERRAQVTAITLIGARARTMRAVQCVQVVLPLSIGLALALVTGKFAESCYLVTGGSEIYWDFAGVPMLALAAAGVAAVSAVGTLPLVGRRIDPELIRRD, from the coding sequence GTGAGGGAGTTCCAGCTCGGTCTGCGCCTGCTGTTCGGCTCCGGTCGCGGCAACCGCATACGTTTCTTCCTCATGGCGGCCGGCGGCTCCCTCGGGGTCTGCTGCCTCGCTCTCGTCCTCACCGTCCCGCAGATCCTCGACGCACACGACGGCCGGGCCGCCGCACGACAACCGCAGACCACGTCCGCGCGGCCCGCGGGTTCCACCCTGCTGCTCCAGCGCACCGACCCCTACGGTTCGAAGGCCTTCACCCGGGTGTTCGTCGCCAAGGGGATCAAGAACGCCGACAACGCCCCGCCCGGGCTGAAGGAACTCCCGGCCCCGGGCGAGGTGTTCGTCTCTCCTCGCGTACACGACCTGCTGCGTGACCGACCCGCCGTCAGGGGACTCCTGCCAGGTCACGAGAAGGGTCTGATCGGCGCGACCGGACTCGCCCACCCCGACGAGCTGTTCGCCTACATCGGCACGACACGCGGCAAGATCGCCGGCGAGGGCCGCGCCTTGAAGGGATGGGGATACAGCTACACGCCCTTCCCTGCCGTCGAACCCTCGACCCTGACGTACATCCGTTTCGCCCTGGGCTCACTGGTCCTGCTCCCCCTCGGCATCTTCCTCTCCGTCTGTGCCCGGCTCTCCGCCGCCAGCCGGAACCGCCGCCTCGCCTCCTTGCGTCTGTTGGGCCTGAGCACCAAGGGAACCCAGCGGGTCAACGCCGCCGAAACCGTGATGGCGGCCTTGCTCGGCGCGGTTCTCGGCCTCAGCGAGTACTGGGTCCTCAACCAGGTGATGACCCGGACCGGACTTCCCAGTCTGAGGTGGTACCCGGCCGATGGCGAGCTGTCCGCGACGACCGTCGCCGTCTGCCTGATCGGCTCCCCGCTCCTCGCCTGGTTCGTCGGCCGGGCCAGCGCACGCGATGCCGCCGCCAATCCACTGGCGGTACGCCGCACCGCCGCCCCCAAGCGCCCCGCCAAGTGGGGCGCCCTGCTCCTGGTGACCGGCCTCGGCATCGTCGTCGGCTACTGCGCCACCGGCTTCACCGACCACCCCGCCAACAGCCTCGGACCGAACGCGCTCCTGATGCCGGCGGGCATTCTGCTGACAGGCCTGGGGCTGGTACTGACGCTGCCCCTGATCTCCTACTCCCTTGCCCTCCGACTGGCGCGGACCACCCAGTCCCTCACCCTGAACCTGGCGATGCGCCGCAACGAGGTCGAGCCGGGCAGCACCATGCGAGTCGTCACCGGCCTCGTGCTCCTCGTCTTCTCCGCCTCCCTGGCCCAGGGCGTCCTGATCCAGCTGGAGCAGGTCACCCGGCCGTCCTCTCCCGTGCAGGACTACTCCATCCCTCTGTCATCGCTCACGGCTCGGCAACAGCACGATCTCGCCGCCCTGCCGGGGGTACGCGCGCACGCTGTGACGATGGAGTCCTGGACCGACCCCAACGGTTCCGCCGACCAGCCCTGGGCCAGCGCCGTCGTCGCCACCTGCGGCCAACTGTCCAAGCTGGTAAGGCACTCCGACGGATGCGTCGACGGCAAGGTGATGCGGCTCAGTGACCCGAACGCGGGCACCGGCCAGGGGGCGCGCCCTGGTGACACTCTCCCCTTCCGCAATCCGAAGGGCGGTCCCGGCAAGACCCTGAACATCGAACTTCCGCACGACACCATCGCCTACAGCGCCTACGACCCGTCGGCGGTACACGGAGCGGACGTACTCGTCCCGCCGTCGGCGCTGTCCGCCACGGCCCGCCCGGAGGGAGCGCGGTACGTCCTCACCAGCAGCTCCGACCACGACGAGGTCCGCAGGGTCCTCGACGGTATCGCCGCTGTCGCCCCGACCATCGAAGTCGAACCCATAGGCGTGAACATCGAGGGCCTCCAGCAGATCGCCGTCCTCGAGACCCTGCTCGCCGTCGGCATGATCATGGGTCTGGTCATCGGGACTGCGGCCTTCGTCGTCTCGGCGACCGACCGGGCGGTGGAGCGACGCGCACAGGTCACCGCCATCACACTGATCGGAGCACGGGCCCGGACGATGCGAGCCGTGCAGTGCGTACAGGTCGTGCTCCCCCTGAGCATCGGGCTCGCACTGGCGCTCGTGACGGGCAAGTTCGCCGAGTCCTGCTACCTCGTCACCGGGGGAAGCGAGATCTACTGGGACTTCGCCGGCGTCCCGATGCTCGCGCTCGCGGCAGCGGGTGTTGCGGCCGTTTCCGCCGTCGGCACACTCCCGCTCGTGGGACGGCGCATCGACCCGGAACTGATCCGGCGCGACTGA
- a CDS encoding SRPBCC domain-containing protein, translating into MEYGSIERELYVDAPPQVVFDVLTDPEHIRDWWSAEAAVLEAHYNDHRQGWDFCLPRLAATAKQAAGAR; encoded by the coding sequence ATGGAGTACGGGAGCATCGAGCGCGAGTTGTACGTCGACGCCCCGCCCCAAGTGGTGTTCGACGTACTCACCGACCCCGAGCACATCAGGGACTGGTGGAGCGCGGAGGCCGCCGTGCTTGAGGCGCACTACAACGACCACCGGCAGGGCTGGGACTTCTGTCTGCCCCGCCTGGCTGCAACCGCCAAGCAGGCGGCGGGCGCGCGATGA
- a CDS encoding DUF1772 domain-containing protein, with amino-acid sequence MLNALEVFTTVAVGVMVGVEFSVAFFVNPILNGLPGDNGLRGRIHGARLLGAVMPFWYIGSLALSVVWAIAGWDHHGAGLVVTAAALLILSVVMSILLLVPINNRVKAWTADGLPADWKQQMNRWDRFHYVRVAVIIAAFTLMAAALA; translated from the coding sequence ATGCTCAACGCACTCGAGGTCTTCACCACCGTGGCCGTCGGCGTGATGGTGGGGGTGGAGTTCTCCGTCGCCTTCTTCGTCAACCCGATCCTCAACGGCCTCCCCGGCGACAACGGCCTGCGCGGCCGCATCCACGGGGCCCGGCTGCTCGGCGCCGTGATGCCGTTCTGGTACATCGGCTCACTCGCCCTCAGCGTGGTCTGGGCCATCGCCGGATGGGACCACCACGGCGCCGGCCTCGTCGTCACAGCCGCCGCGCTGCTGATCCTCAGCGTGGTCATGTCGATCCTGTTGCTCGTCCCGATCAACAACCGGGTCAAGGCGTGGACCGCCGACGGCCTCCCCGCCGACTGGAAGCAGCAGATGAACCGCTGGGACCGCTTCCACTACGTCCGCGTCGCCGTCATCATCGCCGCCTTCACCCTGATGGCCGCCGCCCTCGCCTGA
- a CDS encoding 3'(2'),5'-bisphosphate nucleotidase CysQ: MSETLQTTDVAASDADLLSQTAMMVRAAGSALRERFGEVVPYQTREELMHALAANDDTALDILRPGLTRLRPDAGWVEDELDGGALPPGEWWVVDPAEGNVNHLHALPEWAVTATLVRENQPVLTAVHLPLTGETYTALTGAGAHLDGRPLQVSRTADLGLGIVATSQARPDEDEQVVRRVGSSITAMLFDALVVRTAVPATLHLMNVAAGRIDAFWQYSGARADLLPGALLVTEAGGRISDAEGRPWTPQSESFLAAAPGVHAEAVATLSR; the protein is encoded by the coding sequence ATGTCCGAAACGCTTCAGACCACCGACGTCGCCGCCTCCGACGCCGACCTCCTCAGCCAGACCGCCATGATGGTGCGAGCGGCCGGATCGGCGCTGCGCGAGCGCTTCGGCGAGGTGGTCCCCTACCAGACCCGCGAAGAGCTGATGCACGCCCTCGCCGCCAACGACGACACGGCGCTCGACATCCTGCGCCCCGGCCTCACGCGCCTGCGCCCGGACGCCGGCTGGGTGGAGGACGAGCTGGACGGCGGGGCGCTGCCGCCCGGTGAATGGTGGGTCGTGGATCCGGCCGAAGGAAACGTCAACCACCTGCACGCCCTGCCGGAGTGGGCGGTGACCGCCACGCTTGTGCGCGAGAACCAGCCGGTGCTCACCGCGGTCCACCTGCCGTTGACCGGCGAGACCTACACCGCGCTCACCGGCGCGGGCGCCCACCTCGACGGCCGGCCGCTGCAGGTCTCCCGGACCGCGGACCTCGGCCTGGGCATCGTGGCCACCAGCCAGGCCCGGCCGGACGAGGACGAGCAGGTCGTGCGGCGCGTCGGCTCCTCGATCACCGCGATGCTCTTCGACGCGCTCGTCGTCCGCACCGCCGTACCCGCGACCCTGCACCTGATGAACGTGGCCGCCGGCCGGATCGACGCCTTCTGGCAGTACTCCGGTGCCCGCGCGGACCTGCTGCCCGGGGCGCTGCTCGTCACCGAGGCCGGCGGGCGGATCTCCGACGCCGAGGGCCGCCCCTGGACCCCGCAGAGCGAGAGCTTCCTGGCCGCCGCGCCCGGCGTCCACGCCGAGGCCGTCGCCACGCTCTCACGCTGA
- a CDS encoding ABC transporter ATP-binding protein, producing MGEAISTSEVLSAKGVDLSYGKHLAVSDAHISISRGEVTAITGQSGSGKSSLLYCLAGVLPPARGQVRFEGESLGDLTDDEISTLRRERFGFVFQYGELLPELTIEENTALPLRLAGQRKRPALAAAGEVLARLGLGELRERRPSQVSGGQCQRVAVARALVHRPAVVFADEPTGSLDSANASAVLKEFLGLARSQGTAVILVTHDPAVAAQADTHYTMSDGILTHRGAA from the coding sequence TTGGGGGAAGCCATCAGTACGTCAGAAGTCCTTTCCGCCAAGGGTGTCGACCTTTCCTACGGCAAGCACCTGGCTGTCAGCGACGCCCACATCTCGATCTCCCGGGGGGAGGTCACCGCCATCACCGGACAGAGCGGTTCGGGGAAGTCATCGCTGCTGTACTGCCTCGCGGGAGTGCTGCCTCCCGCGCGCGGGCAGGTCCGGTTCGAAGGGGAGTCGCTCGGCGATCTCACCGACGACGAGATCAGTACGCTGCGCCGTGAACGCTTCGGTTTCGTCTTCCAGTACGGCGAACTGCTCCCCGAGCTGACCATCGAGGAGAACACCGCCCTGCCACTACGCCTGGCCGGGCAGCGCAAGCGTCCCGCGCTCGCGGCCGCCGGTGAAGTCCTCGCCCGGCTCGGACTCGGCGAGCTGCGCGAGCGCCGCCCGTCGCAGGTGTCGGGTGGTCAGTGCCAACGCGTCGCCGTCGCACGGGCCCTGGTCCACCGCCCGGCCGTCGTGTTCGCCGACGAGCCGACCGGGTCCCTGGACAGCGCCAACGCATCCGCCGTACTGAAGGAGTTCCTCGGCCTGGCGCGCTCACAGGGCACGGCCGTCATCCTGGTCACCCACGACCCCGCCGTCGCCGCGCAGGCCGACACCCACTACACGATGTCCGACGGAATCCTCACCCATCGGGGGGCGGCGTGA
- a CDS encoding ArsR/SmtB family transcription factor → MNTGVDDGLWSAIGDPTRRRMIDLLAEGQGTATTFSARLPVTRQAVTKHLTVLDRAGLVRSTAAGRERRYHVDEAQLGRAVAQLQSVGALWDARLQRVKDIAEAIQRAKNAKK, encoded by the coding sequence ATGAACACCGGCGTGGACGACGGTCTGTGGTCGGCGATCGGCGACCCGACCCGGCGCCGCATGATCGACCTGCTGGCCGAGGGGCAGGGCACCGCGACAACCTTCAGCGCCCGTCTGCCCGTCACCAGGCAGGCCGTGACCAAGCACCTGACCGTGCTCGACCGGGCCGGACTCGTCAGGTCCACGGCGGCCGGCCGGGAGCGGCGCTACCACGTCGACGAGGCACAACTGGGCCGCGCCGTGGCCCAGTTGCAGTCGGTGGGCGCACTGTGGGACGCCCGGCTGCAGCGCGTCAAGGACATCGCCGAGGCGATCCAACGAGCCAAGAACGCGAAGAAGTAA